Proteins encoded by one window of Desulfomonilia bacterium:
- a CDS encoding acetate--CoA ligase family protein: MKIVEEAIARGDKNLSEYDSKKVLQAYSIPVTKELIAKTIDEAKSYASQIGYPVVLKGHSKTLAHKTEKNMIELNIGDDDQLVKAFKALEERGQGELEGILVQEMVKGERELVAGLVRDPQFGPCVMFGLGGIFTEVLKDVTFRVAPLEKRDALEMMDEIKSKKLLDAFRGKPAVNRDVLASILVNLGNIGIENDDIAEIDINPLIIKGDTPVAVDALVVLKKK, encoded by the coding sequence ATGAAAATAGTCGAAGAAGCCATCGCAAGAGGAGACAAAAATTTAAGTGAATACGATTCAAAAAAAGTTCTGCAGGCATACTCAATTCCAGTAACAAAAGAATTAATTGCCAAAACAATCGATGAGGCTAAATCCTATGCCTCTCAAATCGGTTATCCTGTCGTATTGAAGGGCCATTCAAAAACGCTGGCCCATAAGACGGAAAAAAACATGATCGAGCTCAACATCGGTGATGATGATCAGCTTGTCAAGGCATTCAAGGCCCTGGAAGAAAGAGGTCAGGGGGAACTTGAGGGAATTCTCGTACAGGAAATGGTGAAGGGGGAGCGCGAGCTTGTTGCCGGGCTTGTCCGAGATCCGCAGTTTGGCCCGTGTGTCATGTTCGGTCTAGGCGGCATCTTCACAGAGGTTCTGAAGGACGTAACATTTCGTGTCGCCCCGCTGGAAAAGAGAGATGCCCTTGAAATGATGGATGAGATAAAATCAAAGAAACTTCTTGATGCATTCAGGGGCAAGCCTGCAGTCAACAGGGATGTGCTTGCATCGATACTTGTAAACCTTGGAAATATCGGCATAGAGAATGACGATATTGCAGAAATTGATATTAACCCTCTTATCATAAAAGGCGACACCCCTGTTGCCGTTGATGCCCTGGTGGTTCTAAAGAAAAAATAG